The following DNA comes from Taeniopygia guttata chromosome 20, bTaeGut7.mat, whole genome shotgun sequence.
GCTTCCAATTACAAGGGCAGGAAGAACTGTGCAACCCAGTCTATAACAGATTACTTACATCTGTGGCATAAAGAATTTCCACAATCCTCTGCAACACTGGATCATTCTCCCCTTCATTCTCCTGGCAGATCAATTCAATGTTCCTCAATTTGCCAAAGTAGAAGTCTCTCTCCTTCTCCAGATCTTCAACAGTAATTTTCAATACATTGATCTGCCAAAGGGCATCAATAATAATTACATCCACCAGAGACAGAATTCAGTAGGATCTATGCAAAAGGGGTGTCCCAAAAGTTCTCAGAAGGGTGTTGATATGCAAAGAACTTCAGCAGTAACCAAGATATGGGGGAGGGGGGACtgtgagaggaagaaaaaggccATTTCTCAAATTTTAGTACCACTACCACAACAAACATCCAGTCAGACACACACAAATCCACTTGGAAAGACTAAAGGCTGATTCCATGAAATAGGTAAAGCACTgactgcctgcagctctccctgttTGCACATTCTTTTACAACAACTCTCCTGCTGACAGCAGGTTCAGTTGTGTTGCAATGCGGATTTCAGCGAAGGAGCAGCTGCTCATAGCTCCGTTGGaatgctgggagagctgcaacacagctgtgggaataCTTACAAACCCTGCTATGTGTGACACAGCCCACACTGGGGTGAAATGTCTGGGCACACACGTGCTGCAGGAAAGGTTTTGCTTCCATCAGGAGAGCAAGACCATTATAACAAAGGGCTCCAATTAAGTGATTTTAAATGAGCTGTTTCAGATCATTTTCTTCCATCTGCCTGACCCACACATTCCGTGGTATTGGACAAACAAACCTGCACATAACTCTATCAAGCAGAGGTCAGTCACAGGGCTGTCCTTACACACCTGCTCGATCAATCCTGCCGATTCATCATCTCCTCCACTCTTTTTGCCCATCCCAGGCCCAGCTTTGGGACCTGCTGGGGTCCTCTGTGCAACAATGGGCCTCTGTGGGGCTGCAAGATCAATTCATCAATTAATTCAAATTCTCCCTCCCACAAAGGTACTATCCCCACCCCAAACATGCTTAGGCATGAAAGAGTTTGAATATGTTTCTTCCCTAACTCCATGCAacatgtcctttctttttgGCACACATGGCACCATTCCTTGCCATTCTCTCTTTTATAGAAGACTGTTCTTTCTGTAGCCTCCAGACACCTGGGTACTACAGCAGCCCCAGTCTTTGAGCCTGGCATATCTGAAATAAGATGCAAAATCCCATACACGTATTTTAAATCACAACCCAGCCTTCATTTCCCCGAGTTTTTCATGATCTAGATCATCTTTCAACTATTTTCTCTACCTGCACTGCCAGTACCAAGAGATTTCCTGGTTTTGTTCACAACTGGAGTAACAAGGTTTGGTGCTATTGTGTCTTGGCCTTGTCGAGCAGCAACAGGATCATATTCCTTCCCGTCATAGTTTGCATCAAAAAATTTTTTGAACCACTGAACAAATTCAAAGTTGTCCTGAAATTTTCCTTTCACTAGTTTGTCCACAGGAAttatctgaagaaaaaaaaaaatagtcacaATCATATTACAGGTAAAAAACCTCTCTGGGATTTTATATAAAGATTTAAAGTTAATGCACTCAAAGATATCCAAATTTAATTCTTGTCCAGTCTAGGGAAAATCCCCCTTGACCACAACTATGTCAAATAACAGGATTTCTGTAATTATTGGACTGAAGAACCAACCCTGCTTTGCCTTTTAGAgtccaaataattttaaataattctgctgCAAAGTTTCTGCTAGACCAAGTTTACAGACAAAACTTCCTGTCCACATGAAGCTGGGTCTGATGCATCTGAAGTGACCAAGTTCAGAACTGATACAAGAGCTGTAATAGCAGACTCCAGCTTCTCTGGGATGAGTTGTATAACTAAAGActattaaaaaatgcagaaaatagtGAAGTTTTGTTTGTagagaaaatttttttcataaGGCCTTTGAAAGCCAGGCTGATTGTCCAGATGGGTTGTGTGGACAGACTGCACAAGCTACTGTCCCCAAGCAGAGAAGGACTCTGTGTTGTAGCTGCCAGCCATGGAATAAGACAtcttaaagaaggaaaaatgttccACCCTGCATGTTCTGCATCCTACCACACACACTATCTATAACTATTACCTGAATAAATCCCCCTTCCATCAGCAGAACTGTCATTCCACCTGAATAAGTCTTTTCACAATTTCATTCTCACTACTAAAAATCACGTATTTTAATATCTGGAGGCATTTAAAAgccatgtagatgtggcacctggggacatggtttagtagTGGGCCCGGCAATACTGGGGGAACAACTGGATTTGATGGTCTTAGATTATATAATTCTATACACTTGTAAAGAGGAATGTGGAATCCTTAGGACTATCACAGCAGTAGGTTATGGGAGCATACCTCCTACAAAGCTGATCCAAAGAGGAAGCTCAAGCAAACCTTATCTCATAGAAATTTCAGTATTATTTTGTGTCACAGAAGTTTCCCAGAATTAAAAGGGTAACATTCATCTCATCATTAAGAACTGGAAACCTGACCTTGGCTGGAATAAAGTTAAATGTGTCCTAACTTATGTGAGGACTCCAAggcaaaccaaaacaaaaggtTTTGAGATTTACAAACCAAAATCAAACTCTGTTCCCAGATTTATCCAATTTTAAATCATGAAGTTCATCCCATCTATACTAACACTGAAAGCAGAGAATCAGTTAAATCAGCTTACTTTGTCAACACCCATTCGTTTAAAACCTGCTTGTAGAACCTTGAAGTTTTGAATGTACTCATGTTCCAATTTTGCTTGAAACTTCACTTTCTTGAGTGCTACAGAACCTGGGAAGAGCATGTCCATGAACTGACAGTATGCAGCACCtgccaaaaggaaaagaacacaAATGCTGGGATGAATTAAGTCACCTCAGCTCACTAACCTTCATGAGTTTCTTTCCAGTCAGGTCAGCAAACTGACCTGACTCACTCCTCAGTCACACAAGCCCTTTAAAGGCAACAAAGACAAAGAAGCAGGAACCTTCAATCTCCTTTTCGGAGCAGCACGGCCATAAATAAGCTTAAAGGAGCTGGAGAACCAAACTTTTGGGCTCATGACTTGAACTCTTATGAATAAGAGCAAGCCTGCCTCCATaattccaaggggaaaaaaaaaaaatctaaagaatAACTTGACTTTCCTTTCTTCATGGATATAAGCTCAGGTCTGAGACATTACATGTGTCTAACAGGCATATAATCTTCTCTTACCAATACTAATAGAACTAAATCAGAAAAATCATTCTTCTAAAAATTGTACTTAACCATTATTGAAATTGTAATACATTTACCTCCTACAAACAGAACTATACATAGTTCAAGGTGCTCTCCAAGATAAGAGGCTAATTAAGcttaattatatttaaagcaGGCCTTGATCAAAGAACCAAAGTAAGTGTTTCTTCCTATTAATTTAAATCCTTCATATACTCCAATTCAGCACTTGCTGAAGTAACAGGGAAAGAGTGATTCAGCCTAACCACAAAGAGTGGACAACCACCTTCATATTTGTAGAAtttacacattaaaaataaaaagtggttTTAAACTAGATCCTCACTCTGCAGTGATAATACAGAACCATTAAAATCACAAGCACAACATTCAGAGCATCATTCTCACACCAACAGTAATGAATGAAGCAGCAATGGGAACCCTAACCTAAATCATCCAACAGCCACACAACAAGCTGTTGGGAGCTATCTGAAGGCCAGGAAGGAATATGGAAGGGCATTTCCCTCAACTACTCTGCTCATCTCAACCACGTCCTATAAGTGCTCACTCTGTTATCAAGATACTCTGCAGGTGCTCCCACTTTCACCTGCTACCAGAAGACTGATGTCATCCACTggtgcaaattaaaaataaaaacaacaaaccagcTCTTGCTGTTTGCTCTCCACTGGCTCTCAATTCACTTGCTGCAGAGCTCCAATCCCAACTCAAACAAGAGGACTTGCCAGAAACCAGGGGTTTGCTCACTATTGGCAGTCGGAGAGATAAGCGTGACAAAAACAGAGGGATGGCAGCATAAGTCAAAGGGCAGATTTTGTGCAATTTATGCAACCTCaaactgctgctgtcactgctgtccttGCCAAAGACAGCAAAACAAGCTTGGGAACTCCAGCTTCCACAGGACTATGACAGCAAAAACCACTTAATCCCTGCCAAGGCACAAAGCATTATTGCAGATGCAGAAAAGGGACATTACTCAGGACATACCACATCAACAGCTCTCAGTCTTTTCCCAAAAACAGGTGAGCTGGAATTCTGCAGAGCCAGTAATAATTATCCTTACTTCAGCACAGAGCTCTCACAGCAAGGCTCACACCAATCCCATGCAAATCAACCCTGCACACCACAGAGTTAAACCTGCCTATCAGAAAGCAGACAGTGCTTATCACTTCCCTTCCTCCTGTGGTCTTAGACCTTTAGCTCCCTCGCCCTTGCACTTATTGTCCATCATCTCACTAAACAAAAGCCACTACAAATACCTGTCAAATGCCTGTTGGGAGTCCCTTGCTTCTCTGTAATCCTTGAGATTGTTTCTTCCATGGACTCAGCCACAGCTTGTACTGACAGTCCAAAACCTCACTTTTAATTAATCCCTCTTTGTATTTCACCACCAATTTCCACATCTCTCCTTCCATGAGCAACACCTTATCTTAAAGTCACTGTGTGAGCCAAACTTCCACTTTTCACCGACTGCCTGTTGTATTTTCCAAATTATCTTGTACCCAGGCTGCATTCTTagcttagggtttttttcagctcttaTTCCACAGACTATTATCTTTTATTTGTTCTTACAAGCCTCCTCCTCCCACACACTCCTCCCTGCGATGACACTTGACTCCATTTCTGTACCACAGACACTTCCCCTTTCCTGCCTACTACTGTATAAGAGGTTCAGCTGTGCTGAAGTTGGTTCAAGCCCAGGTAAGCTGGGTTGACACAGACTGGATGTGATCTAGGACCAAGAGGAGTTTTTAAGTCCTGCAGATGACCCCACACATCACTGCTCTGTCTTCCTCACACTCCAGTACTCTTCCAGAACAAATCACAATTGTTTTTGCCAGTTACACTTGTAAGACTTACTCTACCCATGAAGACTAAATGCTTAATTGCTCATGGGAAAACACCCTCTTCCTCAGAGTCTTTTTTTCACATTAACATCCATTCCTTATAGCATCTATGCTGTAGTGAGTCACAAGAACGTGCCTTTTCATTACACTGACATTATTAACAACCACTTCAATAACACTCCAACCATAAATGGATCATAACACTGACCACGAATCTGTTCGCACCAGGAACTAAGCCAggagcacagctgcagcagggcagcacagagggTGCAGCTGCACCTCTACAGAACCAGGGTGCACATCCCACGTGGAACTGCCCTCGGGGAGAACCCCCGTACCTGAGCACAGCTGTTCAATCTTGGTCAGCGTCAGCTGCAGAGAC
Coding sequences within:
- the MAPRE1 gene encoding microtubule-associated protein RP/EB family member 1; this translates as MAVNVYSTSVTSDNLSRHDMLAWINESLQLTLTKIEQLCSGAAYCQFMDMLFPGSVALKKVKFQAKLEHEYIQNFKVLQAGFKRMGVDKIIPVDKLVKGKFQDNFEFVQWFKKFFDANYDGKEYDPVAARQGQDTIAPNLVTPVVNKTRKSLGTGSAAPQRPIVAQRTPAGPKAGPGMGKKSGGDDESAGLIEQINVLKITVEDLEKERDFYFGKLRNIELICQENEGENDPVLQRIVEILYATDEGFVIPDEGAPQEEQEEY